In a single window of the Eriocheir sinensis breed Jianghai 21 chromosome 61, ASM2467909v1, whole genome shotgun sequence genome:
- the LOC126986354 gene encoding phosducin-like protein: MATLDDRLLGEKLHYYCSSSEDEDEEEEEEEEGEGAARGGARDEVMPPPPPNQSWEGSSTNTGPKGVLKDWQRFKQLEAEQRVEQERERILLTKKLAMTCRSNLDDEKDKAEQKKKEEEEDEEALLDEAFLRQYISRRMEEMVARTTKRFTFGRLVHLESREAFLDAIDKEDKEVTVIIHIFEKGVPGCTAMTGCLGCLAQDYPHVKFCTMPASVAGVSANFKAGGCPALLVYKAGQLVGNFVRLTDEFSDDFYATDVESFLVEHGILVDRSLVPPGIRGPADDNSDDEDGGGSDFSLDN; this comes from the exons ATGGCCACGCTGGACGACCGCCTGCTGGGGGAGAAGCTCCACTACTACTGCAGCAGCTccgaggacgaggatgaagaggaggaggaggaggaggagggggagggggcagcaaGAGGAGGGGCTAGGGATGAGGTcatgccccctcctcccccaaaccAGAGTTGGGAAGGATCCTCAACCAAT acGGGTCCCAAGGGCGTGCTGAAGGACTGGCAGCGGTTCAAGCAGCTGGAGGCGGAGCAGCGcgtggagcaggagagggagcgCATCCTGCTCACCAAGAAGCTCGCCATGACCTGCCGATccaat CTGGACGACGAGAAGGACAAGgcggagcagaagaagaaggaggaggaggaggacgaggaggcgctGCTTGACGAGGCGTTCCTGCGGCAGTACATCTCGCGGCGGATGGAGGAGATGGTGGCGCGCACGACCaagag ATTCACCTTCGGCCGCCTGGTGCACCTGGAGAGCCGCGAGGCCTTCCTGGACGCCATTgacaaggaggacaaggaggtgaCCGTCATCATCCACATCTTTGAGAAG GGTGTGCCCGGGTGCACAGCCATGACGGGGTGTCTGGGGTGCCTGGCGCAGGACTACCCTCACGTCAAGTTCTGCACCATGCCGGCCAGCGTGGCGGGCGTCAGCGCCAACTTT AAGGCTGGTGGCTGCCCGGCCCTCCTGGTGTACAAGGCTGGCCAGCTGGTGGGGAACTTTGTGCGCCTCACCGATGAGTTCTCCGACGACTTCTACGCCACCGATGTCGAGTCCTTCCTGGTGGA GCACGGCATCCTGGTGGACCGCTCCCTTGTTCCGCCGGGCATCCGTGGGCCGGCGGATGACAACAGCGACGACGAGGATGGTGGCGGCAGTGACTTCAGCCTCGACAACTAA